One part of the Acidobacteriota bacterium genome encodes these proteins:
- a CDS encoding CCA tRNA nucleotidyltransferase, protein MISSKQHATNIVRTLRERKHQAYLAGGCVRDQVLGREPADYDVATSATPQQVMEIFPQTFAVGIQFGVVLVPLPKNEDGASAVSPGEKVPAVEVATFRSDIGYSDGRHPDEVRFSKNPQEDVQRRDFTINGLLMDPITNEVLDFVGGRADLQAKIIRAIGEPEHRFAEDKLRMLRAVRFAARFEYAIDPATFAAIQRLAPQIHQVSRERVREELTKMLVEGRARRAFELLDQSGLLKEVLPEISKMKGVEQPPQFHPEGDVLVHTLLLLDKLSVGCSKTLAWGALLHDVGKPPTFRIAPDRIRFDGHVEVGVKMAAEICNRLRFSNDDTGQILALVDNHMRFGDVTKMKESTLKRLLRLPEFSEHLELHRIDCLSSNGITESYEYAREKSQTMPPEAIRPRPLINGRDLIEAGYEPGPRFTEILGAVEDAQLEGRLTSREAALELVKREFANP, encoded by the coding sequence ATGATTTCTTCCAAACAACACGCCACCAATATCGTCCGCACGCTGCGCGAGCGCAAACACCAGGCTTACCTCGCAGGCGGATGCGTGCGCGACCAGGTGCTGGGCCGCGAGCCCGCCGACTATGACGTCGCCACCAGCGCCACTCCGCAGCAAGTGATGGAAATCTTTCCCCAGACCTTCGCCGTGGGAATCCAGTTTGGAGTCGTGTTAGTTCCGCTGCCCAAGAATGAAGACGGCGCATCGGCAGTCAGCCCGGGAGAAAAAGTTCCAGCCGTCGAGGTCGCAACTTTCCGCTCCGACATCGGCTACTCCGACGGTAGGCATCCCGACGAAGTTCGTTTCAGCAAGAACCCGCAAGAGGACGTGCAGCGCCGAGACTTCACCATCAACGGCCTGCTGATGGATCCAATCACCAACGAAGTCCTCGATTTCGTCGGAGGCCGCGCGGACCTCCAAGCGAAAATCATCCGCGCCATCGGAGAGCCCGAACACCGTTTCGCCGAAGACAAGCTCCGTATGTTGCGAGCCGTACGTTTTGCAGCGCGCTTCGAATACGCGATCGATCCAGCGACATTCGCCGCCATCCAACGCCTCGCGCCACAGATTCATCAGGTATCGCGGGAGCGGGTGCGAGAAGAACTTACCAAGATGCTCGTCGAAGGCCGCGCCCGGCGGGCTTTTGAGTTGCTCGACCAGAGCGGATTACTAAAGGAAGTCCTGCCGGAAATTTCCAAGATGAAAGGTGTCGAGCAGCCGCCGCAGTTTCATCCCGAAGGCGATGTCCTCGTCCACACGCTGTTGCTGCTCGACAAATTGTCTGTGGGATGTTCGAAAACACTGGCCTGGGGAGCCCTCCTTCACGATGTCGGAAAGCCGCCCACATTCCGCATCGCACCGGACCGCATCCGTTTCGACGGTCACGTTGAAGTAGGCGTCAAGATGGCCGCTGAGATTTGCAACCGCCTTCGCTTCTCGAACGATGACACCGGGCAGATTCTCGCCCTCGTGGACAATCACATGCGCTTTGGCGACGTAACGAAGATGAAAGAGTCCACGCTGAAAAGACTTTTACGCTTGCCGGAATTCAGCGAGCACCTGGAGCTGCATCGCATCGATTGCCTGTCCAGCAACGGGATCACTGAGTCCTACGAATATGCCCGAGAGAAGTCGCAGACCATGCCACCGGAAGCGATTCGGCCGCGACCGCTCATCAACGGGCGCGATCTGATTGAAGCGGGATATGAGCCGGGGCCGCGCTTCACAGAGATCCTCGGCGCCGTGGAAGATGCGCAACTCGAAGGCAGACTCACGTCACGCGAAGCGGCGTTGGAGTTGGTGAAGCGAGAGTTCGCTAACCCGTAG
- the tsaD gene encoding tRNA (adenosine(37)-N6)-threonylcarbamoyltransferase complex transferase subunit TsaD, producing the protein MPDAIILGIESSCDETGAAVVRSGEQILSNVVASQIATHQPYGGVVPELASREHLRAIVPVVREALAEAKRSYEDVDAIAVTQGPGLVGALLVGISFAKALAFALEKPLIAVNHIEGHIHAVLLERLQQGDRDLEFPVLALVVSGGHTHLYLAQRDSAERGWTYQNIGHTRDDAAGEAFDKVAKLLGLGYPGGPIIDGLAAHGNSSAIHFPGSQLKNPDRNRPQTGDQVRFDFSYSGIKTAVLRYVETHNLGAAIDARRRALAEIEKPKSEDYLRLCDRPVLDLIASFQRSIVEDLTAKTLAAAREYEVRTLFVSGGVAANRELHATFEREASMQGIPVFFPSRALSTDNAAMIAAAAYPKFLVQDFLPMDFSVEPGMKLGGVRGS; encoded by the coding sequence ATGCCTGACGCGATCATCCTCGGTATTGAAAGCTCCTGCGACGAGACGGGAGCAGCGGTCGTGCGTTCGGGCGAACAGATTCTGTCGAATGTGGTGGCATCGCAGATTGCGACGCATCAGCCCTATGGCGGCGTGGTTCCGGAACTGGCTTCGCGCGAGCATCTGCGAGCCATTGTGCCGGTCGTGCGAGAGGCTCTCGCCGAGGCGAAGCGGTCCTATGAGGATGTGGACGCGATTGCGGTCACGCAGGGGCCGGGGCTGGTTGGAGCTTTATTGGTCGGAATCAGTTTTGCCAAGGCGCTGGCGTTCGCGCTGGAAAAGCCGTTGATCGCGGTGAACCATATTGAAGGGCACATTCATGCCGTGCTGCTCGAGCGCCTGCAGCAGGGCGATCGCGACCTGGAATTTCCCGTGCTGGCGCTGGTTGTGTCGGGAGGGCACACACATCTTTATCTTGCCCAGCGCGATTCTGCCGAGCGAGGCTGGACGTATCAGAATATCGGGCATACCCGCGACGACGCTGCCGGCGAGGCGTTCGACAAAGTTGCGAAACTGCTGGGACTCGGTTATCCGGGTGGGCCGATTATCGACGGATTAGCGGCGCACGGAAATTCATCGGCAATCCATTTCCCCGGGTCGCAGCTGAAGAATCCCGACCGCAACCGGCCGCAGACAGGCGATCAGGTTCGATTTGATTTTTCGTACAGCGGGATTAAGACTGCGGTGCTTCGCTATGTCGAAACACACAATTTGGGAGCAGCTATTGATGCGAGAAGGCGCGCACTGGCGGAGATTGAGAAGCCGAAGAGTGAAGACTATCTACGCCTGTGTGACCGTCCGGTGCTCGATCTGATTGCTTCATTCCAGCGTTCTATCGTCGAAGATCTCACGGCGAAAACGCTTGCCGCCGCCCGGGAATACGAGGTTCGGACGCTCTTCGTAAGTGGAGGCGTCGCCGCCAATCGCGAACTGCACGCGACCTTCGAGCGCGAAGCGAGCATGCAAGGGATTCCAGTATTTTTCCCGTCGCGAGCGCTGTCCACGGATAATGCCGCAATGATCGCCGCGGCTGCCTATCCGAAATTTCTGGTCCAGGACTTCCTGCCCATGGATTTTTCTGTTGAGCCGGGAATGAAACTGGGCGGAGTCCGGGGTTCGTAG
- a CDS encoding VWA domain-containing protein has protein sequence MLKPILSCALSLAVAVGPLLNVTTPSSSQAGDPPLLTIQKTRREVQLEFHIFLDGRAIRNVQRNQIVVYQDGKQVTEITGFYEEQDLPLQLVLMIDTSASMTKEFAPEQAAAMGFLRRMTRLVTDQSMVVAFSTHATLNPSLDGSAPASFRQIALLRPAGLTALFDSICEVSARISESSPQSGRSRNVLILLSDGADTYSLNSLEQAIAAALDSNLTIYAITDHAQHKVSRGDINLQKLAAATGGQVFFLKKFKSTEGTFVELEREIHSQYTVTFALPGDSCGFHSVRVETTDPKMQVRSRGGFYRDCSEHH, from the coding sequence ATGCTGAAGCCGATCTTGTCGTGTGCCCTATCGCTCGCAGTAGCGGTCGGGCCCTTGCTCAATGTGACGACACCCTCCAGTTCTCAGGCTGGCGACCCTCCCCTGCTCACAATTCAGAAGACAAGACGCGAGGTGCAACTCGAATTTCACATCTTCCTGGACGGACGAGCCATCCGGAACGTGCAACGAAATCAAATCGTCGTCTATCAGGACGGAAAGCAAGTCACCGAGATCACAGGCTTCTACGAAGAACAGGATCTGCCGCTGCAACTCGTCCTGATGATCGATACCAGCGCATCCATGACCAAAGAATTTGCGCCGGAACAAGCCGCAGCGATGGGGTTCTTGCGGCGCATGACCCGCCTGGTGACCGATCAGAGCATGGTGGTAGCGTTTTCCACTCATGCCACTCTCAATCCTTCGCTGGACGGTTCGGCGCCGGCCTCGTTTCGCCAGATCGCGCTGTTGCGGCCTGCCGGGCTGACTGCTCTGTTTGATTCGATTTGCGAAGTCTCTGCGCGGATATCCGAATCCAGCCCTCAATCGGGACGATCCCGTAACGTGCTCATCCTGCTCAGTGACGGCGCCGACACCTACAGTCTGAACTCACTGGAGCAAGCGATTGCCGCCGCGCTAGATTCAAATCTGACAATCTATGCCATTACGGATCACGCGCAACACAAGGTAAGCCGGGGGGACATCAACCTACAGAAACTCGCTGCTGCCACCGGAGGACAGGTATTCTTTCTCAAGAAATTCAAGTCCACCGAGGGCACCTTTGTGGAACTGGAACGCGAAATCCATTCGCAATACACGGTGACATTTGCCCTGCCAGGGGATAGTTGTGGATTTCACTCTGTCCGCGTAGAAACCACGGATCCAAAGATGCAGGTCCGTTCGCGAGGGGGATTTTATCGGGACTGTTCCGAACACCACTAG
- a CDS encoding response regulator transcription factor gives MKPTIFVVEDDPDISRLVRHHLEGAGFNARLYSTGNLVVTDAERQRPALFLLDIMVPGKDGLELCRQIRQSATLASVPVIFLTAKSGEADRVLGLELGADDYIPKPFSPRELVARVKAVLRRFERPLPPLPTTIDEIQIDPSAMILTVRGKAVPTTATEFRLLDYFMRHAGRVFTRDQLLDSVWRDTAYVTPRSVDVYVRRIREKIEPDPEDPRYLKTVRGAGYRFEVPR, from the coding sequence GTGAAGCCAACGATTTTTGTCGTGGAAGACGACCCTGACATTTCCCGCCTGGTCCGTCATCATCTGGAAGGTGCGGGCTTTAATGCGCGGCTGTATTCGACAGGAAATCTGGTCGTCACGGATGCGGAACGCCAGCGTCCTGCATTATTTCTGCTCGACATCATGGTGCCCGGCAAGGATGGTTTGGAACTGTGCCGCCAGATCCGGCAGTCGGCGACTCTGGCGTCGGTTCCCGTAATTTTTCTGACTGCCAAGAGCGGCGAAGCGGACCGCGTGCTTGGGTTGGAACTGGGCGCGGATGACTATATCCCGAAGCCCTTCAGTCCGCGTGAACTGGTCGCCCGGGTGAAGGCTGTGCTGCGGCGGTTTGAGCGGCCACTGCCTCCACTCCCCACCACCATTGATGAGATCCAGATTGATCCGTCGGCCATGATCTTGACCGTACGCGGCAAAGCGGTCCCGACGACGGCGACGGAATTTCGCCTGCTCGATTACTTCATGCGGCATGCCGGACGAGTGTTCACGCGGGATCAGTTGCTCGATTCGGTCTGGCGCGATACCGCTTACGTCACACCGCGCTCGGTTGATGTCTACGTGCGGCGTATCCGCGAGAAGATTGAGCCTGATCCCGAAGACCCGCGTTATTTGAAGACGGTCCGCGGGGCGGGGTATCGTTTTGAGGTTCCGCGTTGA
- a CDS encoding HAMP domain-containing protein — translation MRSRIFLKLMLIFLVVIGVTATTLQITVRRMWEQTLHEVIERNLKEKTQLFAQRVESDRQHGLADIAAQEAQAAGARATVIDSSGKVLADSESDPRSMENHRQRPEFLAALGGHLGIDQRSSHTLGIPFLYVAVPVSGGAVRLAYTLSEIDATTQQLNIALLWGSLIAFAAAMLVAGVASHYVARRLRRIVDFAERVAAGDLTARIASTSGDEIGQVAAALDKTTHRIEESFLRVQTSQRELETLLNSMQDAVIAVDADARVQWANRGMNRLLPWAPRLNAPLVDSVRDPDFLSAIQVAVGGQEVNAVRSNTIAPGRTFDVTAAPMPGGGAVAVLRDLTETERMEKTRRDFIANVSHELRTPLTSIQGYAETLLDGGPESNHGREFIEIIRKNAARMSRLTEDLLTLARVESGEQRFDIQGVTAGELLEDAMESFRDVARPYGVELLEEDAAPHSPVAADREAIHQIFSNLIENALKYAAAGKKVVLGTREAGKFVEFFVRDFGPGISSEHLPRLFERFYRVDKARSRESGGTGLGLAIAKHIVLAHGGTIRAESELNHGSTFFFTLPSAPSLDDSSE, via the coding sequence TTGAGAAGTCGGATCTTCCTGAAATTGATGTTGATCTTCCTGGTGGTGATTGGTGTCACCGCCACTACTCTGCAAATCACTGTTCGCCGCATGTGGGAACAAACTCTGCACGAGGTAATCGAACGAAATCTCAAAGAAAAAACCCAGCTATTTGCGCAACGAGTGGAATCTGACCGCCAGCATGGCCTGGCAGATATCGCTGCACAAGAAGCACAGGCGGCCGGCGCCCGTGCGACGGTGATTGATTCTTCCGGCAAGGTGCTCGCGGATTCTGAAAGTGATCCGCGCAGCATGGAAAACCACAGGCAGCGTCCCGAATTTCTCGCAGCTCTCGGTGGTCATCTCGGTATTGACCAACGCAGCAGCCATACACTGGGCATCCCATTTTTGTATGTGGCTGTCCCGGTTTCAGGCGGTGCAGTGCGACTGGCCTACACGCTGTCAGAGATTGATGCGACCACCCAGCAACTGAACATTGCGCTTCTGTGGGGCTCACTGATTGCGTTTGCAGCGGCCATGCTGGTGGCGGGAGTCGCCTCGCATTATGTCGCCCGGCGATTGCGACGGATCGTAGACTTCGCGGAGCGCGTGGCCGCCGGCGATCTCACGGCCCGCATTGCATCCACCTCGGGCGATGAGATTGGACAAGTCGCAGCCGCGCTCGACAAAACCACGCACCGCATCGAAGAAAGCTTTCTGAGAGTGCAGACCAGCCAGCGCGAACTCGAAACTTTGCTGAACAGTATGCAGGATGCGGTCATTGCGGTGGACGCCGATGCTCGTGTGCAATGGGCCAATCGGGGAATGAACCGTCTTTTGCCGTGGGCTCCTCGTTTGAACGCGCCGCTTGTAGACAGTGTTCGTGATCCAGATTTTTTGTCGGCGATTCAAGTGGCGGTGGGCGGACAGGAAGTCAACGCCGTGCGCTCCAACACGATTGCCCCTGGCCGCACTTTCGATGTGACTGCCGCGCCGATGCCTGGAGGCGGCGCCGTGGCCGTGCTGCGCGATCTTACCGAGACCGAGCGCATGGAGAAAACCCGCCGCGATTTCATCGCCAACGTGTCCCATGAACTGCGTACGCCGCTGACGTCCATCCAGGGCTACGCGGAGACTTTGCTTGATGGTGGTCCCGAAAGCAACCACGGTCGTGAGTTTATTGAGATCATCCGGAAGAACGCGGCCCGCATGTCGCGCCTGACCGAGGATCTGCTGACGCTGGCGCGAGTCGAATCCGGCGAACAGCGTTTTGATATTCAAGGCGTCACGGCCGGCGAACTTCTCGAGGACGCGATGGAAAGCTTCCGCGACGTGGCGCGCCCTTACGGAGTCGAATTGCTGGAAGAGGATGCCGCTCCTCATTCGCCGGTTGCGGCAGATCGGGAAGCCATCCATCAGATATTTTCCAACCTGATTGAAAACGCTCTCAAGTATGCTGCGGCCGGCAAGAAAGTCGTCTTGGGGACACGGGAGGCCGGCAAGTTCGTCGAGTTCTTTGTCCGGGATTTTGGGCCAGGAATTTCTTCGGAACATCTTCCCCGGCTTTTCGAGAGATTCTACCGGGTTGACAAAGCGCGCTCTCGCGAATCCGGCGGCACAGGATTGGGCCTGGCGATTGCGAAACACATCGTACTGGCACATGGAGGAACCATTCGCGCCGAGAGCGAGTTGAACCATGGTTCCACGTTCTTTTTCACGCTTCCCAGCGCTCCCAGCCTGGATGACAGTTCCGAGTAA